Proteins co-encoded in one Paracoccus aestuarii genomic window:
- a CDS encoding alpha-glucosidase translates to MVEWWRDAVIYQIYPRSFQDSDGDGVGDLPGITRRLDHVAGLGADAIWLSPFFTSPQKDMGYDVSDYTDVDPLFGSLADFDAMVARAHDLGLKVIIDQVISHSSDKHPWFEESRQSRDNPKADWYVWADPKPDGTPPNNWPSVFGGPAWEWEPRRRQYYLHNFLIEQPDLNMWNPAVQDALLDTMRFWLERGVDGFRLDTVNYYFHDAKLRDNPPNPDHKGPETYGFQRHVHSKNQPENIAFLKRMRALTDEYDARMMVGEVGDGGQAAIDIMGDYTLGDDRLHMCYSFEMLSPDFTAAHFRHTIQGVHDHAPDSHSCWSFSNHDVFRHVTRWAKHGETPEALARQSAAMLMSFPGTICLYQGEELGQTETALVYEELTDPPALRFWPEVKGRDGCRTPMVWDADAPQAGFSDADPWLPVKPEQAARAVAGQTGNDSVLATYRGVIAWRKGSLALRYGATTFLDLPEPVLAFRRDHEGQALTAVFNLSPKPVQVTVAGDTALEGPGHADLADGRLDLPANGYAWLTGAPDLSM, encoded by the coding sequence ATGGTTGAATGGTGGCGCGACGCGGTGATCTATCAGATCTATCCGCGCAGCTTTCAGGACAGCGACGGCGACGGGGTGGGCGATCTGCCCGGCATCACCCGCAGGCTGGACCATGTGGCGGGGCTGGGGGCGGATGCGATCTGGCTGTCGCCCTTCTTCACCTCTCCGCAAAAGGACATGGGCTATGATGTCAGCGACTATACCGATGTCGACCCGCTCTTCGGCAGCCTGGCCGATTTCGACGCCATGGTGGCGCGGGCGCATGATCTGGGGCTGAAGGTCATCATCGACCAGGTCATCAGCCATTCCTCGGACAAGCATCCCTGGTTCGAGGAAAGCCGCCAGTCGCGCGACAATCCCAAGGCCGACTGGTATGTCTGGGCCGATCCGAAACCCGACGGCACGCCGCCCAACAACTGGCCCTCGGTCTTCGGCGGCCCGGCCTGGGAATGGGAACCGCGGCGCAGGCAGTACTACCTGCACAACTTCCTGATCGAACAGCCCGACCTGAACATGTGGAACCCCGCCGTTCAGGACGCGCTGCTGGACACGATGCGCTTCTGGCTGGAACGTGGCGTGGACGGGTTCCGCCTGGACACGGTGAACTACTATTTCCACGACGCGAAACTGCGCGACAACCCGCCCAATCCCGATCACAAGGGCCCCGAGACCTACGGCTTCCAGCGCCATGTCCATTCCAAGAACCAGCCCGAGAACATCGCCTTCCTGAAGCGGATGCGCGCGCTGACCGATGAATACGACGCACGGATGATGGTGGGCGAGGTCGGCGATGGCGGCCAGGCGGCCATCGACATCATGGGCGATTACACCCTGGGCGATGACCGGCTGCACATGTGCTACAGCTTCGAGATGCTCAGCCCGGACTTCACCGCCGCGCATTTCCGCCACACGATCCAGGGCGTGCATGACCATGCCCCCGACAGCCATTCCTGCTGGTCCTTTTCCAACCATGACGTCTTCCGCCACGTGACCCGGTGGGCCAAGCATGGCGAAACGCCCGAGGCCCTGGCCCGCCAGTCCGCGGCGATGCTGATGTCCTTTCCCGGCACCATCTGCCTCTATCAGGGCGAGGAGCTGGGCCAGACCGAGACCGCGCTGGTCTATGAGGAACTGACCGACCCCCCGGCCCTGCGCTTCTGGCCCGAGGTGAAGGGCCGCGACGGCTGCCGCACGCCGATGGTCTGGGATGCGGACGCCCCGCAGGCGGGCTTCTCGGATGCCGACCCCTGGCTGCCGGTCAAGCCGGAACAGGCCGCGCGTGCGGTGGCTGGCCAGACCGGCAATGACAGCGTGCTGGCCACCTATCGCGGGGTGATCGCGTGGCGCAAGGGATCGCTGGCGCTGCGCTACGGGGCCACGACCTTCCTCGACCTGCCCGAGCCGGTCCTGGCCTTCCGCCGCGACCACGAGGGCCAGGCACTGACCGCCGTCTTCAACCTGTCGCCCAAGCCGGTGCAGGTGACGGTCGCGGGGGACACCGCGCTGGAGGGTCCCGGCCATGCCGATCTGGCGGATGGGCGGCTGGACCTGCCCGCCAACGGCTATGCCTGGCTGACCGGCGCGCCGGACCTGTCGATGTGA
- a CDS encoding pirin family protein, with the protein MSWNPALTPGCPDAVGADAIETLIIPRARDLGGFEVRRALPAPKRQMVGPFIFFDQMGPAEFLTDQGIDVRPHPHIGLGTVTYLYRGSFQHRDSTGADQIITPGALNWMVAGRGVTHSERSPEAVRAGPSSLLGIQTWIALPEDHEDDAPSFEHHAAAALPEIRDQGITARLILGNAYGERAPATMHSETFYLDVALEARARFPLPDNHEDRGLYITEGSVSVAGQEYQAGQMMVFRPGDRITVQAGDRGARLMALGGATLNGPRHIWWNFVASSRERIEEAKREWREGRWGQGLFDLPVGDRDDHIPLP; encoded by the coding sequence ATGAGCTGGAACCCCGCCTTGACCCCCGGCTGCCCCGACGCGGTCGGCGCAGACGCCATCGAGACGCTGATCATCCCCCGCGCCCGCGATCTGGGCGGGTTCGAGGTGCGCCGCGCCCTTCCCGCGCCCAAACGCCAGATGGTCGGGCCGTTCATCTTCTTCGACCAGATGGGCCCGGCCGAGTTCCTGACCGATCAGGGCATCGACGTGCGCCCGCATCCGCATATCGGGCTGGGCACGGTGACATACCTCTATCGCGGCAGCTTTCAGCATCGCGACAGCACCGGCGCGGACCAGATCATCACGCCGGGCGCGCTGAACTGGATGGTGGCGGGGCGCGGCGTGACCCATTCCGAACGCAGCCCCGAGGCGGTGCGCGCCGGTCCCAGCAGCCTGTTGGGCATCCAGACCTGGATCGCCCTGCCCGAGGATCACGAGGATGACGCCCCCAGCTTCGAACATCACGCGGCCGCAGCCCTGCCCGAGATCCGCGACCAAGGCATCACCGCCCGGCTGATCCTGGGCAACGCCTATGGCGAACGCGCGCCCGCGACCATGCATTCCGAGACCTTCTATCTGGACGTCGCGCTGGAGGCGCGGGCGCGTTTTCCCCTGCCCGACAATCACGAGGATCGCGGTCTGTATATCACCGAGGGCAGCGTCAGCGTCGCCGGTCAGGAATACCAGGCCGGGCAGATGATGGTGTTCCGCCCCGGCGACCGGATCACCGTGCAGGCGGGCGACCGGGGCGCGCGGCTGATGGCGCTTGGCGGGGCGACGCTGAACGGGCCGCGCCATATCTGGTGGAATTTCGTCGCCTCATCGCGCGAGCGCATCGAGGAGGCGAAACGCGAATGGCGCGAGGGGCGTTGGGGGCAGGGTCTCTTCGACCTGCCCGTGGGCGACCGCGACGACCACATTCCCTTGCCCTAA
- a CDS encoding VOC family protein, with product MSGLHHVTAITRDVQANVDFWMGFLGLSLVKQTAGFEDAEQLHLFYGDAAGAPGTLVSFLVWQGGAAGRVGHGQAAEIALAIPRGRIGDWLTRAMQHGLSVQGPMREFGDPVLRLRDPDGIIVKLVGLDIADAGWPAPPAHLAGATLWSEDAAATAAFLARFGYRPAGTEGGVTRLRSDRDELDIRDAAGFVPGIPGTGVIDHVALRVPDRAALEAHASALTDTTAHDRLYFASLYMRDPAGLLIEAATDGPGMGIDEAQLGRTLMVPPHFDDSTDLRLRLPQFARPGEERRPMRDLPFTHRIHTPEDPDGSTLILLHGTGGSETDLMPLAHRIAPRATLLGLRGRSTEEGVARFFRRLSMTTFDQDDIRAEAEAFAGFWRDAVAAYDLDADRIAVLGYSNGANFAGAVMALHPGLIRRAVLMRPMLALDPVPEADLTGLAVLTLAGQGDPYGVHAPALNDWLARSGADLDARMVPGGHQLAQDDLRIAADWLGA from the coding sequence ATGAGCGGACTTCATCATGTCACGGCCATCACGCGCGACGTGCAGGCCAATGTCGATTTCTGGATGGGCTTTCTGGGCCTGTCGCTGGTCAAGCAGACCGCGGGCTTCGAGGATGCGGAACAGCTGCATCTGTTCTATGGCGATGCCGCGGGCGCGCCGGGGACGCTGGTCAGCTTCCTCGTCTGGCAGGGCGGGGCGGCGGGCCGGGTGGGCCATGGCCAGGCGGCCGAGATCGCGCTGGCCATCCCGCGCGGGCGGATCGGCGACTGGCTGACCCGCGCCATGCAGCACGGGCTGTCGGTGCAGGGACCGATGCGCGAATTCGGCGATCCGGTGCTGCGCCTGCGCGACCCGGACGGGATCATCGTCAAGCTGGTGGGGCTGGACATCGCCGATGCGGGCTGGCCCGCGCCGCCCGCGCATCTGGCGGGTGCGACGCTGTGGTCCGAGGATGCAGCGGCGACGGCGGCGTTCCTTGCACGCTTCGGTTACCGCCCTGCGGGGACGGAGGGGGGCGTGACGCGCCTGCGGTCCGACCGTGACGAGCTGGACATCCGCGATGCGGCGGGCTTCGTGCCGGGCATTCCCGGCACCGGGGTGATCGACCATGTCGCCCTGCGCGTCCCCGACCGTGCCGCGCTGGAGGCCCATGCGAGCGCCCTGACCGACACCACCGCCCATGACCGGCTGTATTTCGCGTCCCTCTATATGCGCGACCCGGCGGGCCTCTTGATCGAGGCCGCGACCGATGGTCCCGGCATGGGCATCGACGAGGCCCAGCTTGGCCGGACCCTGATGGTCCCGCCCCATTTCGACGACAGCACCGACCTGCGGCTGCGCCTGCCGCAATTCGCCCGACCGGGCGAGGAAAGGAGACCCATGCGCGATCTGCCCTTCACCCACCGCATCCACACCCCTGAGGACCCGGACGGATCGACCCTGATCCTGCTGCACGGCACCGGCGGGTCGGAAACCGACCTGATGCCCCTGGCCCATCGCATCGCGCCCCGCGCGACGCTGCTGGGCCTGCGCGGGCGGTCGACCGAGGAGGGCGTGGCGCGGTTCTTTCGCCGCCTGTCCATGACGACCTTCGATCAGGACGACATCCGCGCCGAGGCCGAGGCCTTTGCCGGGTTCTGGCGGGATGCGGTCGCGGCCTATGACCTGGACGCGGACCGGATCGCGGTGCTGGGCTATTCCAACGGGGCGAATTTCGCAGGCGCCGTGATGGCGCTGCATCCCGGCCTGATCCGCCGCGCGGTGCTGATGCGGCCGATGCTGGCCTTGGACCCGGTGCCCGAGGCGGACCTGACCGGGCTGGCCGTGCTGACCTTGGCGGGGCAGGGCGATCCCTATGGCGTCCATGCCCCGGCGCTGAACGATTGGCTGGCGCGGTCGGGGGCGGATCTGGATGCGCGCATGGTGCCCGGCGGGCATCAACTGGCCCAGGACGACCTGCGCATCGCGGCCGACTGGCTGGGCGCATGA
- a CDS encoding LysR family transcriptional regulator: MGWTITDIETFLAVLDAGSISGAAARADLSKSVVSKRISDFEAAIGVALFTRHAGRIAPTDSALSLAERLRPALAELVAATESAQGGGAGLRGRLAIAAPMSFGIRHLGPVIAGFARAHPGLEIVLDYDDRHTDLGRAGFDLGLRIGHLKDSSLMARRLCEDPRLLVASPDYLALHPPIVGPGDLAGHEAIGYLNARLAEVWPFGPEVAAPRGGRIMANNGEAMRDMAVGGLGLALLPLFIVHDALRDGRLVQVLPGLAQQPLPISVVWPPIRPLPPKTRAFIDHIAGAFSGDPPWQRGILRPATAGGPAPRTPRPGPAPSLGEKTE, encoded by the coding sequence ATGGGATGGACGATCACCGATATCGAGACCTTTCTGGCGGTTCTGGACGCGGGCAGCATCTCGGGGGCTGCGGCGCGGGCGGATCTGTCGAAATCGGTGGTCAGCAAGCGCATCAGCGATTTCGAGGCTGCCATTGGGGTGGCGCTGTTCACCCGCCATGCGGGGCGGATCGCGCCCACCGACAGCGCGCTGAGCCTGGCCGAGCGGCTGCGCCCCGCCTTGGCCGAGCTGGTCGCGGCGACGGAAAGCGCGCAGGGCGGCGGGGCGGGCCTGCGCGGGCGGCTGGCCATCGCCGCGCCGATGAGCTTTGGCATCCGCCATCTGGGGCCGGTCATCGCGGGTTTCGCCCGCGCCCATCCGGGGCTAGAGATCGTGCTGGATTACGACGACCGGCATACGGATCTGGGCCGGGCGGGGTTCGATCTGGGGCTGCGGATCGGGCATCTGAAGGATAGCAGCCTGATGGCGCGCAGGCTCTGCGAGGATCCGCGCCTGCTGGTCGCCAGCCCGGATTACCTGGCGCTGCACCCGCCCATCGTGGGGCCGGGCGATCTGGCCGGGCATGAGGCGATCGGATATCTGAACGCCCGGCTGGCCGAGGTCTGGCCCTTCGGCCCGGAGGTCGCCGCGCCGCGCGGCGGGCGGATCATGGCGAACAACGGCGAGGCGATGCGCGACATGGCCGTGGGCGGGCTGGGGCTGGCGCTGCTGCCGCTGTTCATCGTGCATGACGCGTTGCGCGACGGGCGGCTGGTGCAGGTCCTGCCGGGCCTGGCGCAGCAGCCGCTGCCGATCAGCGTGGTCTGGCCGCCGATCCGGCCGCTGCCGCCCAAGACCCGCGCCTTCATCGACCATATCGCGGGGGCGTTCAGTGGCGATCCTCCGTGGCAGCGCGGCATCCTGCGTCCCGCGACGGCCGGGGGGCCAGCCCCCCGGACCCCCCGGCCCGGGCCCGCACCCAGCCTTGGAGAAAAGACCGAATGA
- a CDS encoding ring-cleaving dioxygenase has product MQLTGIHHLTAITANAPGNNRFYTETLGLRRVKKTVNQDDTSAYHLFFADGAGSPGTDITFFDWPAAPERRGTNAITRTGLRVGADSLDYWADRLNGLAGRITTLDGRPSLDVEDPEGQRLRLIAAPDPVGQPWGGSDVPAEHQIRGLGPITISVPDLGPTEAVLTRVMNMRRVRDYPSPDGQGQVHVFQMGEGGAAAELHVAVQPDLPQARQGAGGVHHVAFRVPDTDALTAWTQHVSQFRVPNSGEVERFYFRSLYFREPGGNLFELATDGPGFDVDEPFETMGESLSLPPFLEAKRPQIEANLKPLV; this is encoded by the coding sequence ATGCAACTGACCGGAATCCACCATTTGACGGCGATCACCGCCAATGCGCCGGGCAACAACCGCTTCTATACCGAAACGCTCGGGCTGCGCCGGGTCAAGAAGACGGTGAACCAGGACGACACCTCGGCCTATCATCTGTTCTTTGCCGATGGCGCAGGCAGCCCGGGCACCGACATCACCTTCTTCGACTGGCCCGCCGCCCCCGAACGGCGCGGCACCAACGCGATCACCCGCACGGGCCTGCGCGTGGGCGCGGACAGCCTGGATTACTGGGCCGACCGCCTGAACGGTCTGGCGGGCCGGATCACCACGCTGGACGGCCGCCCGTCCCTGGATGTCGAGGACCCGGAGGGTCAGCGCCTGCGCCTGATCGCCGCCCCCGATCCTGTGGGCCAGCCGTGGGGGGGCAGCGACGTGCCCGCCGAACACCAGATCCGCGGCTTGGGGCCCATCACCATCTCGGTCCCCGATCTGGGCCCGACCGAGGCGGTGCTGACCCGCGTGATGAACATGCGCCGCGTCCGCGACTATCCCAGCCCGGACGGCCAAGGCCAGGTCCATGTCTTCCAGATGGGCGAGGGCGGCGCCGCGGCGGAACTGCATGTCGCGGTCCAGCCCGACCTGCCGCAGGCGCGCCAAGGCGCGGGCGGGGTCCATCACGTGGCCTTCCGCGTCCCCGACACGGATGCGCTGACCGCCTGGACCCAGCATGTGTCCCAGTTCCGCGTCCCCAATTCGGGCGAGGTCGAGCGGTTCTACTTCCGCTCCCTCTATTTCCGCGAGCCGGGCGGCAACCTGTTCGAACTGGCGACCGACGGCCCCGGCTTCGACGTGGACGAACCCTTCGAGACGATGGGCGAATCCCTGTCCCTGCCCCCCTTCCTGGAGGCCAAGCGCCCGCAGATCGAGGCGAACCTGAAACCCCTAGTCTGA